Proteins co-encoded in one Terriglobales bacterium genomic window:
- a CDS encoding tetratricopeptide repeat protein, producing the protein IDDSQQGRYQESVAKLRAALATESDSVPVHYLLGIDYFRLRDFPAAVAQFQRVLELSPDYTLALYYLGLSYAQAGDNQNAISALRRTLELDATNYSAAFNLGVAYVRQQQPAEAMAAFQRSIEINPAYAQGYRALGEMLLAQGQVDDALAAARKAAELAPELPGMHVSLARVLEAKGLHEEARAEMEKARALGTPR; encoded by the coding sequence CATCGACGACAGCCAGCAAGGCCGCTACCAGGAGTCGGTCGCGAAGCTGCGCGCCGCGCTCGCCACCGAGAGTGACTCCGTCCCGGTCCATTACCTGCTGGGCATCGACTACTTCCGCCTCCGGGACTTTCCGGCGGCGGTGGCCCAGTTCCAGCGCGTGCTCGAGCTCAGCCCCGACTACACGCTCGCGCTCTACTACCTCGGCCTGTCGTACGCCCAGGCGGGCGACAACCAGAACGCCATCTCCGCGCTGCGCCGCACGCTCGAGCTCGACGCCACGAACTACTCGGCCGCGTTCAATCTCGGCGTGGCTTATGTCAGGCAACAGCAGCCCGCCGAGGCGATGGCCGCCTTCCAGCGCTCCATCGAGATCAATCCCGCTTACGCCCAGGGATACCGCGCATTGGGCGAGATGCTGCTCGCGCAAGGCCAGGTGGACGATGCGCTCGCAGCCGCCCGCAAGGCGGCAGAGCTCGCGCCCGAGCTGCCCGGCATGCACGTCTCGCTCGCCCGCGTGCTCGAGGCCAAGGGCCTGCACGAGGAAGCGCGCGCCGAGATGGAAAAGGCCCGCGCGCTCGGGACGCCGCGATGA